Proteins encoded within one genomic window of uncultured Methanobrevibacter sp.:
- a CDS encoding MFS transporter, translated as MSWAGWVFDFYDLVLFTFLVSQLQSSLNFSADMLSLCLGLSLFATGFGGIIFGALGDKHGRKKVLQWTIIIYSIGTLLCAFTWDFYSLLIFRFITGLGVGGEWATGQTYISETFPDKLRAKFGAFMQSGAPVGVILASIVGGLVTPVIGWRMTFLVSIIPALTIIFIRKYLEESDVWIKNRDKYVNKNILHEFRELISREHRKIFLISLILCIFGMSAYWYTYSWLPTYLEQERGMALLSTTFGVILIQCGDFTGYTTFGFVAEKLGRRPAFTIYSFIMALGISMITLFWNQIVQVPNLLYIFMFLTGFGTGFFGGFGSLFSELFPTRIRNTAVGTVFNLARGAQFITPITITTVAAYFDLSYGIAIAALFAMLVGIWIWTFPETKGTILNNLD; from the coding sequence ATGAGCTGGGCGGGATGGGTTTTTGATTTCTATGACCTTGTCCTGTTTACATTCCTGGTATCCCAGCTTCAGTCCAGTCTGAATTTTTCGGCAGATATGCTTTCCCTATGCCTAGGCCTGTCACTTTTTGCCACAGGTTTTGGAGGAATCATCTTCGGAGCCCTGGGAGATAAGCACGGCCGTAAAAAGGTACTGCAATGGACAATCATAATATATTCGATAGGAACACTCCTGTGTGCGTTTACATGGGATTTCTATTCACTTCTGATATTCAGATTCATCACAGGCCTTGGTGTCGGCGGAGAATGGGCTACCGGCCAGACCTACATCAGTGAAACATTTCCGGACAAATTGAGAGCAAAGTTCGGAGCATTCATGCAATCCGGCGCACCGGTCGGAGTAATTTTAGCTTCAATTGTTGGAGGACTTGTGACACCCGTCATCGGCTGGAGAATGACTTTTCTCGTTTCAATCATTCCTGCACTGACAATCATATTCATAAGAAAATATCTTGAGGAATCAGACGTCTGGATTAAAAACAGAGACAAATACGTCAACAAAAACATCCTTCATGAATTCAGGGAACTCATAAGCAGAGAACACAGAAAGATATTCCTGATATCACTCATACTGTGCATATTCGGAATGTCTGCATACTGGTACACATATTCATGGCTTCCGACCTATCTTGAACAGGAAAGGGGTATGGCACTGCTAAGCACAACATTCGGAGTTATCCTGATTCAGTGCGGTGATTTTACAGGCTACACCACCTTCGGTTTTGTGGCCGAAAAGCTTGGAAGGCGTCCCGCATTTACGATATACAGCTTCATCATGGCACTGGGAATATCAATGATAACCCTCTTCTGGAATCAGATTGTCCAGGTTCCAAATCTTTTATACATATTTATGTTCCTGACAGGTTTTGGAACAGGATTTTTCGGAGGATTCGGATCGCTTTTCTCAGAGCTATTCCCGACAAGAATCAGAAACACCGCTGTCGGAACCGTATTCAACCTTGCACGTGGAGCCCAGTTCATAACTCCGATAACAATAACAACAGTTGCAGCATACTTTGATTTGAGCTATGGAATAGCCATTGCGGCATTGTTTGCTATGCTTGTGGGCATTTGGATTTGGACATTTCCAGAAACCAAAGGAACAATCCTCAATAATCTCGATTAA
- a CDS encoding peptidoglycan-binding domain-containing protein, whose translation MFHEWRELALKQFQKAKKLKVTGKMGGKTAKKLGIL comes from the coding sequence ATATTCCATGAATGGAGAGAACTTGCATTAAAACAATTCCAAAAAGCCAAAAAACTTAAAGTAACCGGAAAAATGGGTGGGAAAACAGCTAAAAAACTTGGAATACTTTAA